Proteins encoded together in one Chrysemys picta bellii isolate R12L10 chromosome 22, ASM1138683v2, whole genome shotgun sequence window:
- the TYK2 gene encoding non-receptor tyrosine-protein kinase TYK2: MSLCQCAGKHSDSDMEGCCFSAGGGLKVYLHWSGEEEERCQTYTQGVLSAEEICIDIAQKIGITPLCYSLFALCDVQTRVWLPPNHVFEISKDTNLNLLFRMRYYFRNWHGMSDKEPAVYRNVPRQSDTLEDKLQGGALLDKSSFEYLFEQGKYEFINDVVSLKDLQSEQEIHRFKNESLGMAVLHLSHMALQRGVSLEEVAKKTSFKGCIPRSFCRQIQQNNYLTKFRMRNVFRKFVQRFQRHTVSAGKLTEQDVMYKYLATLENLAPRFGSELFPVLSLETASEGEKGLLYINGGPAQLEDSCALSPRDRPATHEVLVTGTDGIQWRTVPVESAESHPHRGYFGRKTKAKELDPKGPCQPVERSEAKWVRFCDFQEITHIALEDCKVSINRQDNKCLELVLPSYETALSLVSLVDGYFRLTADSSHYLCHEVAPPRLVMSVLNGIHGPMQEEFVFAKLKREEQDGLYIIRWSILDFNRLILSVVKRDRGQATPKYRQFRIQKRGGSFVLEGWEREFSTVRELMDVLKGCTLKSGDESFAVRRCCPPKPGEISDLIIARRVKDSTRPILNLTQLSFHQIRKNEITQRAHLGQGTRTNIYEGVLHVCGGAGGDDEAEYFSTEQNNNSREMHVVLKVLDPSHRDIALAFFETASLMSQVSHIHLAFVHGVCVRGSENIMVEEYVEHGPLDVLLRKEKGRVTVGWKITVAKQLASALSYLEDKNLVHGNVCAKNILLARKGLEDGLLPFVKLSDPGVSFTVLSREERVDRIPWIAPECVQDVGSLSTAADKWSFGTTLLEICFDADVPLKERTPSEKERFYEKKHRLPEPSCKELAALISQCLTYAPSERPSFRTILRDLTQLQPHNLVDVTSVSPDFPVSDPTVFQKRYLKKIRELGEGHFGKVSLYCYDPTNDGTGEMVAVKSLKSGCSQQLLTSWKREIEILKTLYHENIVKYKGCCSEQGEKIVQLIMEYVPLGSLRDYLPKHNVSLAHILLFAQQICEGMAYLHSLHYIHRDLAARNVLLENENVVKIGDFGLAKAIPEGHEYYRVCEDGDSPVFWYAMECLKECKFYYASDVWSFGVTLYELLTRCDSSQSPPVKFIEMIGATQGQMTVLRLIELLDRGKRLPSPKDCPCEIYCLMKNCWESEASFRPAFKNLVPILKNFHEKYKAQAPSVFSVC, encoded by the exons GTACTACTTCCGCAACTGGCATGGGATGAGCGACAAAGAGCCGGCCGTTTACCGCAACGTTCCCCGGCAGAGCGACACCCTCGAGGACAAGCTGCAGGGCGGTGCGCTTCTGGACAAGTCGTCCTTTGAGTATCTCTTTGAGCAG GGGAAATACGAGTTCATTAATGACGTTGTGTCTCTGAAAGACCTTCAGAGCGAACAGGAGATCCACCGGTTTAAGAACGAGAGCTTAGGCATGGCTGTCCTTCACCTCTCTCACATGGCTCTCCAGCGAGGCGTGTCTCTCGAAGAAGTGGCCAAAAAAACCAG CTTCAAGGGCTGCATCCCGCGCTCCTTCTGCCGGCAGATCCAGCAGAACAACTACCTGACCAAGTTCCGCATGAGGAACGTCTTCAGGAAGTTCGTGCAGCGCTTCCAGCGGCACACAGTCAGTGCTGGGAAGCTGACGGAGCAGGACGTCATGTACAAGTACCTGGCCACCTTGGAGAACCTGGCCCCCCGCTTCGGGAGCGAGCTCTTCCCGGTCCTTTCCCTGGAGACGGCCTCTGAGGGCGAGAAGGGCCTGCTCTATATCAACGGAGGGCCCGCGCAGCTGGAGGACAGCTGTGCGTTGTCTCCCAGGGACAGGCCCGCCACCCACGAAGTCCTGGTCACCGGCACGGACGGGATTCAGTGGCGGACTGTCCCTGTTGAG AGTGCAGAAAGCCACCCCCACCGGGGCTATTTTGGGAGGAAGACCAAGGCCAAAGAGCTGGACCCCAAAGGGCCGTGTCAGCCAGTGGAGAGGAGCGAGGCCAAGTGGGTGCGCTTCTGTGACTTCCAGGAGATCACGCACATTGCCCTTGAGGACTGCAAAGTCAGCATCAACCGCCAAGACAACAAGTGCCTG GAGCTGGTTCTCCCGTCATACGAAACGGCCCTGTCCCTGGTGTCGCTGGTGGACGGCTACTTCAGGCTCACGGCCGACTCCAGCCACTACCTGTGCCACGAGGTGGCCCCGCCACGGCTGGTGATGAGCGTCCTGAACGGCATTCACGGGCCAATGCA GGAGGAGTTCGTCTTCGCCAAGCTGAAGCGGGAGGAGCAGGATGGGTTGTACATCATCCGCTGGAGCATCCTCGACTTCAACAGGCTGATCCTGTCGGTGGTGAAGAGGGACCGAGGCCAG GCCACCCCCAAGTATAGGCAATTCCGGATCCAGAAGAGAGGCGGCTCCTTcgtgctggagggctgggagcgGGAGTTCTCCACCGTGCGGGAGCTGATGGACGTTCTCAAAGGCTGCACGCTCAAGTCGGGAGATGAGAGCTTCGCCGTGAGGAGGTGCTGCCCACCGAAGCCGGGAG AGATTTCAGACCTGATCATCGCCCGGAGGGTGAAGGACAGCACCAGGCCGATCCTGAACTTGACCCAGCTGAGCTTCCACCAGATCCGGAAAAACGAGATCACCCAG agagctcaccTGGGCCAGGGCACCCGCACCAACATCTACGAGGGTGTGCTTCATGTTTGCGGGGGTGCTGGCGGGGACGACGAGGCTGAGTACTTCTCCACCGAGCAGAACAACAACAGTCGGGAGATGCACGTGGTACTCAAGGTGCTGGACCCCAGCCACAGGGACATCGCCCTG GCGTTCTTCGAGACGGCCAGCCTCATGAGCCAGGTCTCGCATATCCACCTGGCCTTCGTGCACGGCGTCTGCGTGCGGGGCTCCGAGA ATATCATGGTGGAGGAGTACGTCGAGCACGGCCCCCTGGATGTCTTGCTGCGGAAGGAGAAAGGCCGGGTGACCGTCGGCTGGAAGATCACGGTCGCGAAGCAGCTCGCCAGCGCCCTGAGCTACTTG gaggACAAAAACCTGGTGCATGGCAACGTGTGCGCCAAGAACATCCTACtggccaggaaggggttggaggatGGGTTGCTGCCTTTCGTGAAGCTCAGCGACCCTGGGGTCAGCTTCACGGTGCTCTCCCGAGAAG AGCGAGTGGACCGGATCCCCTGGATCGCCCCGGAGTGCGTCCAGGATGTCGGCAGCCTCAGCACCGCAGCCGACAAGTGGAGCTTCGGCACCACCCTGCTGGAGATCTGCTTTGACGCGGACGTCCCGCTGAAGGAGCGCACCCCCTCTGAG aaaGAGCGCTTCTATGAGAAGAAGCACCGCCTGCCCGAGCCGTCCTGCAAGGAGCTGGCCGCCCTGATCAGCCAGTGCCTGACGTACGCCCCCAGCGAGCGGCCCTCTTTCCGGACCATCCTGCGGGACCTTACCCAGCTGCAGCCGCACA ACCTCGTCGATGTCACCTCCGTGAGCCCCGACTTCCCCGTCTCAGACCCCACGGTCTTTCAGAAACGCTACCTGAAGAAGATCCGAGAACTGGGGGAG GGTCACTTCGGCAAAGTGAGCCTGTACTGCTATGACCCCACCAACGACGGCACCGGGGAGATGGTGGCCGTGAAGTCACTGAAGTCCGGCTGCAGCCAGCAGCTTCTCACCAGCTGGAAGAGGGAGATCGAGATCCTCAAGACGCTCTACCACGAGAACATTGTCAAGTACAAGGGCTGCTGCAGCGAGCAAG GGGAGAAGATCGTGCAGCTCATCATGGAGTACGTGCCCCTGGGCAGCCTGCGGGATTACCTGCCCAAGCACAACGTCAGCCTGGCCCACATCCTCCTCTTTGCCCAGCAAATTTGCGAG GGCATGGCTTACCTGCACTCCCTGCACTACATCCACAGGGACCTGGCTGCTAGGAACGTGCTGCTGGAGAACGAGAACGTGGTGAAGATCGGTGATTTCGGACTGGCCAAAGCCATCCCCGAAGGGCATGAATATTACCGCGTCTGCGAGGACGGAGACAGCCCCGTCTTCTG GTACGCCATGGAGTGCCTGAAGGAGTGCAAGTTCTATTACGCCTCCGACGTCTGGTCCTTCGGTGTCACTCTCTACGAGCTCCTGACACGCTGCgactccagccagagcccccctgtG AAATTCATCGAGATGATCGGCGCGACTCAAGGTCAGATGACCGTGCTGAGGCTGATCGAGCTCCTTGACAGGGGGAAGAGGCTCCCAAGCCCGAAGGACTGTCCTTGTGAG ATATACTGCTTAATGAAAAACTGCTGGGAATCCGAAGCTTCCTTCCGCCCAGCGTTCAAGAACCTCGTCCCCATCCTGAAGAACTTCCACGAGAAATACAAGGCTCAGGCCCCCTCGGTCTTCAGCGTGTGTTGA